Proteins co-encoded in one Bacteroidota bacterium genomic window:
- a CDS encoding T9SS type A sorting domain-containing protein — translation MTSTTPASRCGSGTVNLIAATSAGSLNWYTAATGGSPVGTGTSFTTPIITVSTPYYVEASNNGCSSARTLVDATINDIPSVTSTTPASRCGSGTVNLIAATSAGSLNWYTAATGGSPVGTGTSFTTPIITVSTPYYVEASNNGCSSARTLVDATINDIPSVTSTTPASRCGSGTVNLIAATSAGSLNWYTAATGGSPVGTGTSFTTPIITVSTPYYVEASNNGCSSARTLVDATINDIPLVTSTTPASRCGSGTVNLIAATSAGSLNWYTAATGGSPVGTGTSFTTPTLISNTFYYVGANNNNCNSTSRTTVLATIVAPPSNSAAGSDMTINCLGSLLMNANNPSIGTGTWYVIAGSGTFASPNSFQSDVTGLSQGTNTFAWTITNNPCMASTDNVDIVLNSTLPTTQIPPITGTYSLNVSFTLSNSMTISSSTVNIGKDVIIKVPSGKTLFIQNSILKACGNDMWGGIEIENGGALEISGSTIISDARFAVTAKEGSLLQINNGVSGTCTFDRCYQGILMPNYSTLKTYSINNVKFKCTSALISPYSGQKTNAGINAHNHVYIDLTNVEFEGLATGILSSGSSIAITGASKFLNSDNAIKAVGGNILIENAMLDNIYNSNTLGKTKAISMLFGNLVLRNSTLSKCETAVYFAKSTAEIRDNTFDDIDAAVYAQSPNYQDVIIESNTISNCSNTGIDLNSVGEANRIMVRFNNISIDNTPAGTSITSYGIKMSSISNLSNVKGNGSIAYNTIVLWTSGEAIGVSGKDYPFVTANTITLKNANSYMQKGVSVSEGRNGVINCNYVNSPGIISNVQNYGLFFSNTKNPIVTCNTSLGSNKGFYFTSPCGNVKLVRNEMSYNNVGLELTGSASIGEQPHYGNFFTGFGTSPDFPYAAFNYTTAFNNRILVYPDLAPVNFRPANNTISNNNTDLWFFGDYSAGERACNGMHYGPLVPLYNLLGDCSSPTPVAVDLEAARTLNLADTIAATDTFPSREFIAETNYELRRQLYETLRADPEKLQNNEIFEEFFDNFNSEPAGQFEEIMAELNEPGPVREQLANDIQQNVSLIEQYSIDILTNIESGNSLLNEALIQNVENLSATNEYFFQLIENEDLLKMQYLRNTNQSIDNQEIMDVNNSIVFEIYATTIEQDIYEFESDQLDKISEVAHQCPQKGGSAVYLARNLYSIAYPNEVYNDVAACISQGYYRLANKNKLSSNVYFHLSPNPTKDDIKASYYFSEDENPFLKIFNGLNQLVKTIPLNASNREQIIKLADLNGGIYFYNLVSNNSLIQEGKIAIIK, via the coding sequence GTGACCAGCACGACCCCTGCTTCACGATGCGGTTCCGGTACTGTTAATTTAATCGCTGCTACATCTGCCGGATCACTAAACTGGTACACTGCTGCTACTGGTGGCTCTCCTGTTGGAACAGGTACTTCTTTTACAACTCCAATAATTACTGTCTCTACTCCTTATTATGTTGAAGCAAGTAATAATGGATGTTCTTCTGCAAGAACTTTGGTTGACGCAACAATAAACGATATTCCATCAGTGACCAGCACGACCCCTGCTTCACGATGCGGTTCCGGTACTGTTAATTTAATCGCTGCTACATCTGCAGGATCACTAAACTGGTACACTGCTGCTACTGGTGGCTCACCTGTTGGAACAGGTACTTCTTTTACAACACCAATAATTACCGTCTCTACTCCTTATTATGTTGAAGCAAGTAATAATGGATGTTCTTCTGCAAGAACTTTAGTTGATGCAACAATTAATGATATTCCATCAGTGACCAGCACGACCCCTGCTTCACGATGCGGTTCCGGTACTGTTAATTTAATCGCTGCTACATCTGCAGGATCACTAAACTGGTACACTGCTGCTACTGGTGGCTCACCTGTTGGAACAGGTACTTCTTTTACAACACCAATAATTACTGTCTCTACTCCTTATTATGTTGAAGCAAGTAATAATGGATGTTCTTCTGCAAGAACTTTGGTTGACGCAACAATAAATGATATTCCATTAGTGACCAGCACGACCCCTGCTTCACGATGTGGTTCCGGTACTGTTAATTTAATCGCTGCTACATCTGCCGGATCACTAAACTGGTACACTGCTGCTACTGGTGGCTCTCCTGTTGGAACAGGTACTTCTTTTACAACTCCAACACTTATTAGTAATACTTTCTATTATGTTGGCGCAAATAATAATAATTGCAATTCTACTTCAAGAACTACTGTGCTAGCAACCATTGTAGCCCCTCCAAGCAATTCGGCTGCAGGCTCAGACATGACAATCAATTGTTTAGGTTCTCTTCTAATGAATGCTAATAATCCGTCAATAGGAACAGGTACATGGTATGTCATTGCCGGAAGTGGAACTTTTGCTTCACCCAATTCATTCCAAAGTGATGTGACGGGATTGTCACAAGGAACAAACACCTTTGCTTGGACTATTACAAATAATCCCTGCATGGCCTCAACAGACAATGTTGATATAGTTCTTAATAGCACATTACCGACAACTCAAATTCCTCCAATTACAGGAACATATTCATTGAATGTATCCTTTACTCTTTCCAATAGTATGACTATTAGTTCTAGTACGGTCAATATTGGTAAAGATGTAATCATAAAAGTACCATCTGGAAAAACATTATTTATACAAAATTCAATTTTAAAAGCTTGTGGAAATGACATGTGGGGAGGAATAGAAATTGAAAATGGTGGTGCATTGGAAATAAGTGGAAGCACTATAATTTCAGATGCAAGGTTTGCTGTTACAGCTAAAGAGGGTTCATTATTACAAATAAATAATGGAGTTTCCGGAACATGTACTTTTGACAGATGTTATCAAGGAATTTTGATGCCCAACTACTCAACCTTGAAGACCTATTCAATTAATAATGTCAAATTTAAATGTACAAGTGCGTTAATTAGCCCGTATTCAGGGCAAAAGACTAATGCTGGTATTAATGCTCACAACCATGTCTACATCGACTTAACAAACGTTGAGTTTGAAGGATTAGCTACCGGTATTTTGAGCTCGGGTTCATCTATTGCGATAACAGGAGCATCCAAGTTTCTTAACTCTGATAATGCAATAAAGGCTGTTGGTGGCAATATTTTGATTGAAAATGCAATGTTGGATAATATCTACAATAGTAATACACTAGGAAAAACTAAAGCAATAAGTATGTTATTCGGAAACTTGGTGCTAAGAAATTCAACCCTATCAAAGTGCGAAACGGCAGTCTATTTCGCTAAAAGTACAGCTGAAATAAGGGATAATACTTTTGATGATATAGATGCTGCCGTCTATGCTCAAAGCCCTAACTATCAGGATGTAATTATTGAATCAAATACAATAAGTAATTGTTCTAATACTGGAATTGACTTAAATAGTGTTGGAGAAGCAAATAGAATAATGGTTAGGTTTAATAATATATCTATTGATAATACACCTGCAGGAACGAGTATTACAAGCTATGGTATTAAAATGAGTTCGATTTCTAATTTAAGCAATGTAAAAGGGAATGGAAGTATTGCATATAATACAATAGTGTTATGGACAAGTGGTGAAGCAATCGGAGTAAGTGGTAAAGATTATCCATTTGTCACAGCAAATACGATAACTTTAAAAAATGCTAACTCCTATATGCAAAAAGGAGTTTCTGTTTCTGAGGGAAGGAACGGAGTTATAAATTGCAATTATGTGAATTCTCCTGGAATTATATCTAATGTGCAGAATTATGGTCTCTTCTTTTCTAACACAAAAAACCCGATTGTCACTTGCAATACTAGCCTTGGTTCCAATAAAGGATTTTACTTTACTAGTCCTTGTGGAAATGTTAAATTGGTGAGAAATGAAATGTCTTATAATAATGTCGGATTGGAATTAACTGGCAGTGCAAGTATTGGAGAGCAACCGCATTACGGAAATTTCTTTACAGGCTTTGGAACGAGCCCAGACTTTCCTTACGCTGCGTTCAATTATACTACAGCATTCAATAATCGGATTTTAGTTTATCCAGATTTGGCTCCAGTAAACTTTAGGCCCGCTAATAACACAATTAGTAATAACAATACGGATTTATGGTTTTTTGGAGATTATTCCGCTGGTGAAAGAGCATGCAATGGGATGCATTATGGCCCTTTGGTACCTTTATATAATCTTTTAGGTGATTGCAGCAGCCCAACGCCTGTTGCTGTGGATTTGGAAGCAGCAAGAACTCTTAATCTTGCTGATACTATTGCAGCAACCGACACATTTCCATCCAGAGAATTTATTGCGGAAACAAACTATGAATTGAGACGTCAACTTTATGAAACCTTAAGAGCTGATCCCGAGAAACTTCAAAATAATGAGATATTTGAGGAGTTCTTTGATAATTTTAACAGTGAACCTGCTGGACAGTTTGAAGAAATTATGGCTGAATTAAATGAGCCGGGCCCAGTAAGGGAACAGTTAGCTAATGATATACAACAAAATGTTTCATTAATAGAGCAATATTCAATAGATATTCTTACGAATATTGAATCCGGCAATTCATTATTAAATGAAGCACTTATTCAAAACGTGGAAAATTTAAGTGCAACAAATGAATACTTTTTCCAGCTAATTGAAAACGAAGACTTACTTAAAATGCAGTATTTAAGAAATACAAATCAATCTATCGATAATCAGGAGATTATGGATGTAAATAATTCTATTGTATTTGAAATCTATGCAACAACAATAGAACAAGATATTTATGAATTTGAGAGTGATCAATTAGATAAAATATCAGAAGTTGCTCATCAATGCCCACAAAAAGGCGGAAGTGCAGTCTATTTAGCAAGGAATCTTTACTCAATAGCCTATCCTAACGAAGTTTATAATGATGTCGCTGCTTGCATTTCTCAAGGATATTATCGACTTGCAAATAAAAATAAATTATCTAGCAACGTATATTTTCACTTAAGCCCTAATCCAACAAAAGATGACATTAAAGCAAGCTATTATTTTTCTGAAGACGAAAATCCATTTTTGAAAATATTCAATGGACTAAATCAACTAGTAAAAACTATTCCATTAAATGCTAGTAATAGAGAGCAAATTATTAAATTAGCAGATCTTAATGGTGGGATTTATTTTTACAATCTTGTATCAAACAATAGCTTAATACAAGAAGGAAAAATTGCCATCATAAAATAG
- a CDS encoding response regulator transcription factor yields the protein MEKIRIAVVDDHNLFRKGIIALLAQKNEFIISFEAENGKVLIENLIKNPVDVILLDLDMPTMTGYEAIEIVKDKFPDIKVLVLTLHDDDVTIAKMIGKGANGFLAKDDSIDLVIKAIETVFEKDYFFTQKIIKVMEKMGDKSKPQSSSDKTISFTHREKEIIILICKEYSTKEIACKLNTSVRTVDWHRKNMYVKTNTKNSAGIVFFAVINRLIQ from the coding sequence ATGGAAAAAATTAGAATTGCTGTTGTAGACGATCATAATTTATTTCGGAAAGGAATTATCGCCTTGCTGGCGCAGAAAAATGAATTCATCATTTCTTTTGAAGCCGAAAATGGTAAGGTATTAATTGAAAATCTTATCAAAAACCCTGTTGATGTTATCCTGCTTGATTTAGATATGCCAACCATGACTGGTTATGAGGCAATTGAAATTGTAAAAGATAAGTTTCCGGATATAAAAGTTCTTGTTTTAACCCTTCACGATGATGATGTAACAATTGCTAAGATGATAGGGAAGGGGGCAAATGGCTTTTTAGCAAAGGATGATTCAATTGATTTGGTAATTAAAGCGATTGAAACAGTGTTTGAAAAGGATTATTTTTTTACGCAAAAAATAATTAAGGTGATGGAGAAGATGGGAGATAAGTCAAAACCTCAATCCTCAAGTGATAAAACAATCTCATTTACACATCGAGAAAAGGAAATTATTATTTTAATCTGCAAGGAATACTCCACTAAGGAAATAGCCTGTAAATTGAATACCAGTGTAAGAACCGTTGATTGGCATCGGAAAAATATGTATGTAAAAACAAATACGAAAAACAGCGCAGGTATTGTATTCTTTGCAGTAATTAATCGATTAATACAGTAA
- a CDS encoding WYL domain-containing protein has translation MAKSKDQFLRFRIIDEELRRKDWVKTSDIKTRIEGILGESVSVRTIQKDIEAMQNDSRLGYYAPIENDTRRKAHSYTDKAYSILNFRLMDAELSALTFYASSINLYKDYGIFKDFSNAIQKVVDAVSLKARLKDDVDPNLIIQTDNNSEIKGCNFLTSLVQAILDSKIIKFTYKKFMDKNAKEWTFKPHLLKEYKSRWYIIGYDLKDNIKTFALDRIENVELTENFFIKNQDFNHNLYFKNSFGINRADNKKIEKILLKYTPHQSNYVESLAIHPTQQTIKKAKDGSLTISIEVVPSYELFEYLLGQADSVKIISPKFLAKDLKERHEKAQQQYN, from the coding sequence ATGGCTAAAAGCAAAGACCAATTTTTAAGGTTTAGAATAATTGACGAGGAGTTGAGAAGGAAGGACTGGGTAAAAACTTCTGATATAAAAACAAGAATTGAAGGTATTTTGGGAGAGTCAGTTAGTGTCCGAACAATTCAAAAGGATATTGAGGCAATGCAAAATGACTCTCGTTTAGGTTATTATGCACCTATCGAGAATGATACAAGGAGAAAGGCACATAGTTATACTGATAAAGCATACTCAATATTGAATTTTAGATTAATGGATGCTGAATTGAGCGCTTTGACTTTTTATGCATCATCAATAAATTTATATAAGGATTACGGAATATTTAAAGACTTTTCAAATGCAATACAAAAGGTGGTTGATGCTGTGAGCTTAAAAGCGAGGCTAAAGGATGATGTTGATCCCAACCTGATTATACAAACTGATAATAATTCAGAAATAAAAGGCTGCAATTTTTTAACCTCTTTAGTACAGGCAATTTTAGATTCTAAAATTATAAAGTTTACCTATAAAAAATTTATGGATAAGAATGCGAAGGAATGGACATTTAAACCACATCTTCTAAAGGAATATAAGAGCCGATGGTATATAATTGGATATGATTTAAAGGATAATATTAAAACTTTTGCTTTGGATAGAATTGAGAATGTTGAATTAACAGAAAATTTTTTCATTAAAAACCAAGACTTTAATCATAACCTCTATTTTAAGAACTCATTTGGAATCAATAGGGCAGATAACAAAAAAATAGAAAAGATATTACTTAAATATACACCCCACCAATCTAACTACGTTGAATCCTTAGCCATACATCCCACTCAACAAACAATTAAGAAGGCTAAGGATGGCTCGTTAACCATAAGTATTGAAGTAGTCCCTTCATACGAGCTATTTGAGTATCTCTTGGGACAGGCTGATTCAGTAAAGATTATCTCTCCTAAATTCTTGGCTAAGGATTTAAAGGAGCGACATGAAAAGGCACAGCAACAATATAATTGA
- a CDS encoding HNH endonuclease codes for MKYDNEKLNKIYDRTDGYCHLCHKKLSFSNYGVLDSIGSWHVEHSKPKAKGGTNHLNNLYPACITCNLEKGTFHSRTARGWNGNTRAPLSKAAKESIREGNTIGGAVIGGALGIMFGPLGLVVGSLIGGGIGNSSSPTK; via the coding sequence ATGAAATACGACAACGAAAAGCTAAACAAAATTTACGATAGAACAGATGGCTATTGCCATCTATGCCATAAAAAATTATCATTTTCAAATTATGGCGTACTCGATTCTATAGGTTCCTGGCATGTTGAACATAGTAAACCTAAAGCCAAAGGGGGAACCAACCATTTAAACAACTTATATCCAGCCTGTATTACATGTAATTTGGAGAAGGGGACTTTCCACTCAAGGACGGCAAGAGGCTGGAATGGTAATACTAGAGCCCCATTAAGTAAAGCAGCAAAAGAAAGTATAAGAGAAGGTAATACGATCGGAGGAGCAGTCATTGGAGGTGCGCTGGGTATCATGTTTGGGCCACTAGGACTTGTTGTAGGTTCTTTGATCGGTGGAGGTATTGGAAATAGTAGTTCTCCAACAAAATAA
- a CDS encoding nucleotide-binding protein, translating to MIEIKPRVFIGSSTEGKNIAEAIERELSDICECKIWYNAFEYGNSAYEDLIYQLSLYDYGILVATSDDTIVARGEKKESPRDNVILEFGFFAGRLGRQRAFLFAEYGIKIPSDLGGITQPFFPTTKKSWRNFFKSSARLQKLQKEKVVELCGKIKVHIQKREKMFDFGFLPSTALAYGYYNNFILKAVSNLMDAKKLKLGKTCNYPRQCQRDDSAVKQTDIVDGINFSDLMFTILLPDNLSADMFDKVKAARTKSKWEMIKVDAGGFRPFDFFIEAENSSKGVLQLSDIPLTLNALNEAIKAYIGKSYIGILEEERLLEGREIRVFKKVLDYLISVNPITKGRVRTELIDI from the coding sequence ATGATAGAAATAAAACCAAGAGTCTTTATTGGCTCCTCAACAGAGGGAAAAAATATTGCTGAAGCAATCGAGAGAGAACTCTCAGATATTTGCGAATGTAAAATTTGGTATAATGCTTTCGAATATGGAAACTCTGCCTATGAAGACTTAATCTATCAGTTAAGTTTATATGATTACGGAATACTTGTCGCCACCTCTGATGATACTATCGTTGCTAGGGGTGAAAAGAAGGAATCGCCTCGCGACAATGTCATCCTTGAGTTTGGTTTTTTTGCCGGCCGTTTAGGAAGACAACGAGCATTCTTATTTGCAGAGTATGGAATAAAAATTCCTTCAGACTTGGGAGGCATCACTCAACCATTCTTTCCTACTACTAAGAAATCTTGGAGGAATTTTTTTAAGAGTTCAGCAAGGTTACAAAAGCTTCAAAAAGAAAAAGTTGTCGAACTCTGTGGGAAAATTAAAGTTCACATACAGAAAAGAGAAAAAATGTTCGATTTTGGATTTCTCCCCTCTACAGCCCTCGCCTATGGTTACTATAACAATTTTATCTTGAAGGCAGTTAGCAATCTAATGGATGCGAAAAAACTAAAACTGGGAAAAACATGTAACTATCCGCGTCAATGTCAAAGAGATGATTCTGCTGTAAAGCAAACCGATATTGTTGACGGAATCAATTTTTCAGATTTGATGTTCACTATTCTATTACCCGATAATCTGTCTGCTGATATGTTCGATAAGGTAAAAGCTGCCCGAACAAAAAGTAAATGGGAAATGATAAAAGTAGACGCTGGTGGTTTTCGCCCTTTTGATTTCTTTATTGAAGCTGAAAATAGCAGTAAGGGAGTTTTACAATTATCAGATATTCCATTGACTCTAAATGCACTGAACGAAGCAATTAAGGCATACATTGGAAAATCATATATTGGGATTTTGGAGGAAGAAAGGCTCTTGGAAGGAAGAGAAATTCGAGTCTTTAAAAAAGTCCTTGACTACCTCATTTCAGTAAATCCGATTACAAAGGGAAGAGTGCGAACAGAATTAATAGATATTTAA
- a CDS encoding RES family NAD+ phosphorylase, which yields METGFPIAQNESIPNIDFYRGAFEKIKRYAGERDYNKLMKAYLEIFGTYPPNIFQVADGDLLMVGKMYRVVFEEKIMNLDKNKLDSFSHPPSSITSQQRFNTMGSPVLYTASDQHTAIAETAKGSYGKSFYLSTWEFVKDIPLTYMMLFYKNHFNNQSLKDLSDTVETKLDGMLHIYDKEKIEALKYYFEHLTTYSLKDPFDNLTSAIGHYYFYKFKAERIPPLGFICYPSLKMKRDCLNYALHPKLISERVLVCTGIEKRILISQDETKTHAPIEVMGKIQNDGTIVW from the coding sequence ATGGAAACAGGTTTTCCGATTGCACAAAATGAATCAATCCCCAATATCGATTTTTATAGAGGGGCATTTGAAAAGATTAAAAGATATGCTGGTGAACGCGATTATAATAAATTGATGAAAGCATATCTTGAGATTTTCGGAACCTATCCACCAAATATATTTCAGGTTGCAGACGGAGACCTTCTGATGGTTGGTAAAATGTATAGAGTTGTTTTTGAAGAGAAAATAATGAACCTAGATAAGAATAAACTGGATTCTTTTTCTCATCCTCCATCTAGTATAACCTCACAGCAGAGATTCAATACTATGGGGTCGCCAGTCCTTTATACGGCAAGTGATCAGCATACTGCAATTGCAGAGACGGCTAAAGGCAGCTATGGAAAAAGTTTTTATTTAAGCACGTGGGAGTTCGTAAAAGACATACCCTTAACCTATATGATGCTTTTTTATAAAAATCACTTCAATAATCAATCGCTAAAAGACTTAAGCGATACCGTGGAAACAAAGCTAGACGGTATGCTTCATATTTATGATAAGGAAAAGATTGAAGCCTTAAAATACTACTTTGAGCATCTAACAACTTATAGTTTGAAAGATCCGTTTGATAATCTGACTTCCGCGATTGGGCACTATTATTTTTATAAGTTTAAAGCTGAGAGAATTCCTCCCTTAGGATTCATTTGTTACCCATCATTAAAAATGAAAAGAGATTGCTTGAATTATGCATTGCATCCCAAATTGATTTCAGAAAGGGTTTTAGTTTGTACTGGAATTGAGAAAAGAATACTAATCAGTCAAGATGAAACTAAAACCCATGCACCAATTGAGGTCATGGGGAAAATCCAAAATGATGGCACAATTGTTTGGTAA